In Proteus vulgaris, one DNA window encodes the following:
- the adk gene encoding adenylate kinase: protein MRIILLGAPGAGKGTQAQFIKENYGIPQISTGDMLRAAVSAGTELGLKAKALMDNGQLVTDELVIALVKERIKQDDCRNGFLLDGFPRTIPQADAMKEAGINVDFVLEFAVPDDIIVERIIGRRVHAPSGRVYHVKFNPPKVENRDDVTGEELTTRKDDQEETVRKRLVEYHTQTAPLVSYYQNEAKASNAKYFKVDGTQKVSEINAELKSILG from the coding sequence ATGCGTATCATTCTGCTAGGCGCTCCAGGCGCTGGTAAAGGCACTCAGGCTCAATTCATTAAAGAAAATTATGGTATCCCGCAGATTTCAACTGGTGATATGTTACGTGCGGCAGTAAGCGCAGGTACAGAACTAGGGCTGAAAGCAAAAGCGTTGATGGATAATGGTCAATTAGTCACTGATGAATTAGTGATTGCGTTAGTTAAAGAGCGTATCAAACAAGACGATTGCCGTAATGGTTTCTTGTTGGATGGGTTCCCAAGAACAATTCCGCAAGCTGATGCAATGAAAGAAGCAGGTATCAATGTGGATTTCGTACTGGAATTCGCAGTACCAGATGACATCATTGTAGAACGTATTATTGGCCGTCGTGTTCACGCACCATCTGGTCGTGTTTATCATGTGAAATTTAATCCACCTAAAGTGGAAAATCGTGATGACGTGACAGGTGAAGAGTTAACAACACGTAAAGATGACCAAGAAGAAACCGTTCGTAAACGTTTAGTTGAGTATCATACTCAAACGGCACCGTTAGTTTCTTATTATCAAAATGAAGCTAAAGCAAGCAATGCAAAATACTTCAAAGTTGATGGTACACAAAAAGTTAGCGAAATTAATGCTGAACTGAAAAGTATCCTTGGCTAA
- the htpG gene encoding molecular chaperone HtpG, with translation MKGQETRGFQSEVKQLLQLMIHSLYSNKEIFLRELISNASDAADKLRFRALSDAALYENNGELHVRISTDKEKRTLTISDNGIGMTRDEVIDNLGTIAKSGTKSFLESIGQDQAKDSQLIGQFGVGFYSAFIVADKVTVRTRAAGETADKGVFWESEGEGDYTVADIEKADRGTEITLHLREGEDEYLDDWRLRSIISKYSDHISLPVEIETKNEEDGTVTWEKINKAQALWTRNKAEVSDDEYKEFYKHISHDFADPLSWVHNRVEGKQEYTSLLYVPSKAPWDLWNREQRHGLKLYVQRVFIMDEAEQFMPNYLRFIRGLVDSNDLPLNVSREILQDSSVTRNLRSALTKRALQMLQKLAENKPEEYQTFWKEFGLVLKEGPAEDSSNIETIAKLLRFASTHNDSDAQIVSLEDYVSRMVEGQEKIYYITADSYAAAKNSPHLELFRKKGIEVLLLSDRIDEWMMNYLTEFDGKSFQSVSKADESLDKLADEEKQAEQEETDKQLAPFVERIKTLLGDKVKEVKLTHRLTDTPAIVTTSADEMTTQMAKLFAAAGQEVPEVKYNFELNPNHPLVKQTAELTDDALFADWVNLLLDQALFAERGSLEDPNQFIRLVNQLLVQKA, from the coding sequence ATGAAAGGTCAGGAAACAAGAGGATTTCAGTCAGAAGTTAAACAACTTCTTCAATTAATGATCCATTCTCTTTACTCCAATAAAGAAATTTTCCTTCGCGAATTGATTTCTAACGCATCAGATGCGGCTGATAAATTACGTTTTCGTGCATTATCAGATGCAGCACTTTATGAAAATAACGGTGAATTGCATGTGCGCATTTCCACTGATAAAGAGAAACGAACTCTGACTATCAGTGATAATGGTATTGGCATGACTCGTGATGAAGTCATTGATAATCTAGGTACTATCGCAAAATCAGGTACCAAATCATTCTTAGAATCTATCGGACAAGATCAAGCTAAAGATAGCCAATTAATTGGTCAGTTTGGTGTGGGCTTCTATTCAGCTTTTATCGTTGCAGATAAAGTTACTGTACGCACGCGTGCTGCGGGCGAAACCGCTGATAAAGGCGTTTTCTGGGAGTCTGAAGGTGAAGGTGATTACACCGTTGCTGATATTGAAAAAGCGGATCGCGGTACTGAAATAACGCTTCATTTGCGTGAAGGCGAAGATGAGTATTTAGATGACTGGCGTCTACGTAGCATTATTAGTAAATATTCTGACCATATTTCTTTGCCTGTTGAAATTGAAACGAAAAATGAAGAAGACGGCACAGTAACGTGGGAAAAGATTAATAAGGCACAAGCACTGTGGACTCGTAATAAAGCTGAAGTCAGTGATGATGAATATAAAGAGTTTTATAAGCATATCTCTCATGACTTTGCTGATCCATTAAGCTGGGTACACAACCGCGTTGAAGGTAAACAAGAATACACAAGTTTGTTATATGTACCTTCAAAAGCGCCTTGGGATTTATGGAATCGTGAACAGCGTCATGGCTTAAAACTGTATGTACAGCGTGTCTTTATTATGGATGAAGCTGAGCAGTTTATGCCTAATTACCTGCGTTTTATTCGTGGGTTAGTTGATTCTAATGATTTACCACTAAACGTTTCGCGTGAAATTCTACAAGACAGCTCTGTTACACGTAACTTACGTAGTGCATTAACTAAACGTGCATTACAAATGTTACAAAAACTGGCAGAGAATAAGCCTGAAGAGTATCAAACATTCTGGAAAGAGTTTGGTTTAGTCTTAAAAGAAGGCCCAGCAGAAGACTCCTCTAACATTGAAACTATTGCTAAGTTACTGCGTTTTGCATCAACACATAACGACAGTGATGCTCAAATTGTTTCACTGGAAGATTATGTTAGCCGCATGGTAGAAGGTCAGGAAAAAATTTATTACATCACTGCTGATAGCTACGCTGCTGCGAAAAATAGCCCTCATTTAGAGCTGTTCCGCAAAAAAGGTATCGAAGTATTGCTGTTATCAGATCGTATTGATGAATGGATGATGAATTATCTGACAGAATTTGATGGCAAATCATTCCAGTCTGTCAGCAAAGCAGATGAATCACTTGATAAGCTGGCGGATGAAGAAAAACAAGCTGAACAAGAAGAAACCGATAAACAGTTAGCTCCTTTTGTTGAACGCATTAAAACCTTGCTGGGTGACAAAGTTAAAGAGGTAAAATTAACACACCGCTTAACAGATACCCCTGCGATTGTGACAACCAGTGCGGATGAGATGACTACTCAAATGGCGAAATTGTTTGCGGCAGCCGGACAAGAAGTGCCAGAAGTAAAATATAACTTTGAGCTAAATCCAAATCATCCATTAGTGAAACAAACAGCAGAGTTAACAGATGACGCTTTATTTGCTGATTGGGTCAATTTATTACTGGATCAGGCATTATTTGCTGAAAGAGGCTCTTTGGAAGATCCAAACCAGTTTATTCGCTTAGTGAATCAACTTTTAGTTCAAAAAGCGTAA
- the purT gene encoding formate-dependent phosphoribosylglycinamide formyltransferase, translating to MTVLGTALTANATKVMLLGAGELGKEVAIECQRLGIEVIAVDRYPNAPAMHIAHRHHVVNMLDSNALKLIIEQEKPDFVVPEIEAIATSLLVELEQKGQKVVPCARAVKLTMDREGIRRLASETLLLPTSNYQFVDDEVSFKKAALDIGFPCIVKPVMSSSGKGQSVIRSENDLAHAWAYSQEGGRAGKGRVIVEKMIPFDFEITLLTIHAVDGIHFCAPIGHRQEKGDYRESWQPQKMSDIALAKAEHIASKVVGNLGGYGLFGVELFVQGDDVFFNEVSPRPHDTGLVTLISQDLSEFALHVRAFLGYPIGGIRQLGNCASAVILPELHSSNIVYSGIEKALKANRQIRLFAKPEITGSRRLGVVLAHADTIKHALDEVKAGVNAIIISDGEQL from the coding sequence ATGACTGTGTTGGGTACGGCTCTTACAGCTAATGCAACAAAGGTAATGCTATTAGGTGCAGGTGAACTGGGTAAAGAAGTGGCTATTGAATGCCAGCGCCTAGGTATTGAAGTGATTGCAGTTGATCGCTATCCCAATGCACCCGCGATGCATATTGCACATCGCCATCATGTGGTGAATATGCTTGATAGTAATGCATTAAAGCTCATTATTGAACAAGAGAAACCTGATTTTGTTGTTCCTGAAATTGAGGCGATAGCAACCTCGTTATTGGTTGAATTAGAACAAAAAGGGCAAAAAGTTGTTCCTTGTGCACGCGCTGTAAAACTCACAATGGATAGAGAGGGTATCCGTCGTTTAGCTTCGGAAACATTACTTTTACCAACATCAAATTATCAATTTGTTGATGATGAAGTGAGTTTTAAAAAAGCTGCTTTAGACATTGGTTTTCCTTGTATTGTCAAACCTGTTATGAGTTCGTCGGGGAAAGGGCAAAGTGTTATCCGTAGTGAAAATGATTTAGCACATGCTTGGGCCTATTCTCAAGAGGGCGGACGAGCAGGAAAAGGGCGTGTTATCGTTGAAAAAATGATCCCGTTTGATTTTGAAATTACTTTACTGACTATTCATGCTGTTGATGGTATTCATTTTTGTGCTCCCATTGGTCATCGACAAGAAAAAGGTGATTACCGTGAGTCATGGCAACCTCAAAAAATGAGTGATATAGCCCTTGCTAAAGCAGAACATATTGCGAGTAAAGTGGTGGGAAATTTAGGGGGTTATGGCTTATTTGGCGTAGAGTTGTTTGTTCAAGGCGATGATGTATTTTTTAATGAAGTATCTCCCCGTCCTCACGATACGGGATTAGTGACACTAATTTCACAGGATTTATCAGAGTTTGCACTTCATGTTCGTGCTTTTTTAGGTTATCCCATTGGGGGGATCCGTCAGCTAGGTAACTGTGCTTCAGCCGTTATTTTGCCAGAGCTACATAGCTCAAATATCGTTTATTCTGGTATTGAAAAAGCGTTGAAGGCGAACCGTCAAATTCGTCTTTTTGCGAAACCTGAAATTACAGGCTCTCGCCGCTTAGGGGTTGTACTTGCACATGCTGATACCATCAAACATGCGCTAGATGAAGTAAAAGCAGGTGTAAACGCGATAATTATTAGTGATGGTGAGCAACTATAA
- the rarD gene encoding EamA family transporter RarD, with product MWAQSGAVLAIFSYILWGITPLFYRLLPGAQPLEMLAQRLIWSIPLLLLVRLFIKNRTQWCAVLQDKRSVFMCLFSSMAMAVSWCTFTYALTHQQVLEASLGYFINPLFSILLGVIFLKEKLNPVEKWAVTLICAGVGYQLWMYGELPVLAIMMGGAFAVYGLIRKFIRFDVITSLFMETLWLMPLAIGVTIWLFMTDKSALPSADNLTRFYYVLTAPVTILPLLFFTAAVKRTTLTVIGLAQYIEPTIQFLLAVFLFHEAFDEVKGVSFSLIWLGLLCCILALIRKRLNYLKIQKGKRSQIL from the coding sequence ATGTGGGCTCAATCGGGCGCAGTATTAGCCATTTTTTCTTATATTCTTTGGGGGATCACACCTCTTTTTTATCGGCTTTTACCTGGTGCTCAACCATTAGAAATGTTAGCCCAGCGTTTGATTTGGTCTATTCCTTTATTATTGCTGGTGCGACTTTTTATCAAGAATAGAACTCAATGGTGCGCGGTTTTACAAGATAAACGCTCTGTTTTTATGTGTTTATTTAGTTCAATGGCAATGGCGGTTTCTTGGTGTACCTTTACCTATGCATTAACGCATCAACAAGTATTAGAAGCGAGCTTAGGATATTTTATTAATCCACTTTTCTCGATTTTATTAGGTGTGATCTTTCTGAAAGAAAAGCTTAATCCAGTAGAAAAGTGGGCGGTTACCTTAATTTGTGCGGGAGTGGGATACCAGCTGTGGATGTACGGAGAATTACCGGTACTGGCTATTATGATGGGAGGCGCATTTGCTGTATATGGATTAATTCGTAAGTTTATTCGTTTTGATGTAATAACTTCTTTATTTATGGAAACTCTGTGGCTAATGCCATTAGCAATAGGTGTGACCATTTGGTTGTTTATGACAGATAAAAGCGCGCTACCTTCAGCAGATAATCTGACTCGTTTTTATTATGTTTTAACCGCACCTGTTACCATATTACCATTATTGTTTTTTACTGCGGCTGTGAAACGAACTACGTTAACCGTTATCGGACTAGCGCAATATATAGAACCTACTATTCAATTTTTATTGGCTGTTTTCTTATTTCATGAAGCTTTTGATGAAGTTAAAGGTGTCAGTTTTTCTCTAATTTGGCTGGGGCTTTTATGCTGTATCTTGGCACTTATCCGAAAACGTCTTAATTATCTAAAAATCCAAAAAGGAAAACGCAGCCAAATTTTGTAA
- a CDS encoding aminoimidazole riboside kinase gives MKVWSLGDAVVDLIPLQNMQYEACAGGAPVNVAAGVAKLGQQSGFIGRVGEDAFGHFMQKTLFDLGVDTLAMEFDEFHRTSTVLVSLQENGERDFTFLVAESADQFLTEKSLPAFEKDILHFCSLALVNPICRSTLDTAIKSIKETDSLLSFDINLRPQMWRDHEDMREVIDNYAHKADILKLSEDELTWMTQEVTLNNALKKLEDYPARLKVITQGSKGCLVLTPNTQVAFSAFTVECIDTTGAGDAFMSGLLAALAEYGFAEDEQYLSKIVTQAAACGALATTQKGAIAAAPSRKKLHDFVQQQPPLHVREIF, from the coding sequence ATGAAAGTCTGGTCTTTAGGTGATGCTGTTGTTGACCTGATCCCATTGCAAAACATGCAATATGAAGCATGTGCTGGTGGTGCGCCTGTCAATGTTGCTGCGGGCGTTGCTAAACTGGGTCAACAAAGTGGTTTTATTGGGCGTGTAGGTGAAGATGCGTTCGGCCATTTTATGCAAAAAACATTGTTTGATTTGGGTGTTGATACTCTAGCAATGGAATTTGATGAGTTTCACCGTACCAGTACAGTTCTTGTCTCTTTACAAGAAAATGGTGAGCGTGATTTTACTTTCTTAGTTGCTGAATCTGCAGATCAATTTTTAACTGAAAAATCTTTACCTGCGTTCGAAAAAGATATTTTGCATTTTTGCTCTTTAGCATTAGTGAATCCCATTTGTCGCTCAACCTTGGATACCGCAATAAAGAGTATTAAAGAGACGGATTCATTGCTGAGTTTCGATATTAACTTACGCCCTCAAATGTGGCGTGATCATGAGGATATGCGCGAAGTTATCGATAATTATGCGCATAAGGCCGACATATTAAAATTATCAGAAGATGAACTTACGTGGATGACACAAGAAGTGACATTGAATAATGCGCTTAAAAAATTAGAAGATTATCCCGCACGTTTAAAAGTGATCACTCAAGGCTCTAAAGGATGTTTAGTATTAACTCCAAATACTCAAGTTGCATTTAGTGCTTTTACCGTTGAATGCATTGATACAACGGGGGCAGGGGATGCCTTTATGTCTGGTTTGTTGGCGGCACTTGCAGAATATGGTTTTGCTGAAGATGAACAATACTTATCAAAAATAGTGACGCAAGCGGCTGCTTGTGGTGCTTTGGCCACAACTCAAAAAGGGGCGATAGCAGCGGCACCAAGTCGTAAAAAATTACATGATTTTGTTCAACAACAACCTCCTTTACATGTTCGGGAGATTTTCTGA
- a CDS encoding glycoside hydrolase family 32 protein, producing MKHRLEQSTNALSTLIEKRGNTFYPQFHLAAPAGWLNDPNGLIYHDGLYHAFYQHHPYSQDWGPMHWGHATSTDMIHWQHQPIALAPGDDYDKSGCFSGSAISHEGKLYLFYTGHNWLAAEGDDSQIYEAQCVAISEDGIHFEKKGIVLPPPEGYMHFRDPKVWYQDGKWWMVVGARDEKDQGQVLLFSSETLFEEGKQWSTDYIILGKTDDKNVYMWECPDFFPISQDNEFAIVFSPQGKRTEGYQYRNLFQAGALIGQWSPNQPFKPQGHFVELDNGHDYYAPQSFMTPDGRRVSMGWMDMWNSPMPSKAEFWSGCFTLPREITFDKSKNRLCMVPVKEVESLRQEKNTIKPLTLSHQSIELIDNTSAIELDLTWSLDSQAEKFGLWLGEGLELFVDNQSNRLVLNRHYPQYNISGARSIPLPEGCQLNLRIFIDRSSIEVFVNQGEYTLSSRYYAPQDARSLRLFAMSGDAILLSGEYWRLNHIG from the coding sequence ATGAAACACCGTTTAGAACAATCAACAAATGCCTTAAGTACCTTGATTGAAAAGCGAGGTAATACTTTTTATCCCCAATTTCATTTAGCCGCACCCGCAGGTTGGTTAAATGATCCTAATGGTCTTATTTATCATGATGGTTTATATCATGCTTTTTATCAGCACCATCCTTATTCTCAAGATTGGGGTCCAATGCATTGGGGACATGCCACAAGCACCGATATGATCCACTGGCAACATCAGCCTATTGCGTTAGCACCGGGAGATGACTACGACAAAAGTGGTTGTTTCTCAGGATCAGCAATTAGCCACGAAGGCAAACTCTATCTTTTCTACACAGGGCACAACTGGTTAGCAGCCGAAGGTGATGATAGCCAAATCTATGAAGCACAATGTGTTGCAATCAGTGAAGACGGTATTCATTTTGAAAAAAAAGGGATCGTTTTACCGCCTCCCGAAGGTTATATGCATTTTCGTGATCCTAAAGTATGGTATCAAGACGGAAAATGGTGGATGGTTGTCGGTGCCAGAGATGAAAAAGATCAAGGACAAGTTTTGCTCTTTTCTAGTGAAACTTTATTTGAAGAAGGGAAACAGTGGAGCACCGATTACATTATTTTAGGAAAAACTGACGATAAAAACGTCTATATGTGGGAGTGCCCTGATTTCTTCCCAATAAGCCAAGACAATGAATTTGCGATTGTCTTTTCACCCCAAGGAAAACGTACGGAAGGCTATCAATACCGGAACCTTTTTCAAGCGGGTGCGTTAATCGGTCAATGGTCACCAAACCAACCATTTAAACCACAAGGTCACTTTGTTGAGCTAGATAATGGCCATGATTATTATGCACCCCAATCATTTATGACTCCTGATGGTCGTCGTGTTTCTATGGGATGGATGGATATGTGGAATTCCCCCATGCCATCAAAAGCGGAGTTTTGGTCTGGTTGCTTCACATTGCCTCGTGAAATTACCTTTGATAAAAGTAAAAATCGTTTATGTATGGTGCCTGTCAAAGAAGTTGAATCATTACGCCAAGAAAAAAATACCATTAAACCTCTTACATTAAGCCATCAATCTATAGAGTTAATAGATAACACATCAGCTATCGAACTTGATTTAACATGGTCTTTAGACAGCCAAGCTGAAAAATTTGGCTTATGGCTAGGTGAAGGGCTAGAGCTTTTTGTAGATAATCAATCAAATCGTTTAGTGCTTAATCGTCATTACCCTCAATACAATATCAGTGGTGCTCGCAGTATTCCGCTACCTGAAGGGTGTCAATTAAATTTACGCATATTTATTGATCGTTCATCAATTGAAGTCTTTGTTAATCAAGGTGAATATACATTAAGTAGTCGATATTATGCGCCACAAGACGCACGTTCTTTACGCCTTTTTGCAATGAGTGGTGATGCAATATTGTTATCAGGTGAATATTGGCGATTAAATCATATCGGCTAG
- a CDS encoding LacI family DNA-binding transcriptional regulator gives MASLKDVARLASVSLMTVSRAINNPELLKPETLKQVQSAIDQLNYVPDYSARKIRGQGTKVSSIGVLAIDTATTPFSVEMILSIEQTAREFGWSSFVVNLTAQDCYENAIWQLLAQRPDGIIYTTMGLREISVHEKLHDKNLVLANCLDKAHSFPTYIPDDYHGQYYAMKKVIEKGYRHPLCFYIPEESVAGPIRRKAVEDAWQEAGLPLTHLRQYTMMFGDEHYRDVIEILKKHCTHQKADFDILICGNDRIAFLAYQVLLSMGLRIPDQVAVLGYDNMIGTGDLFYPPLTTVQLPHYELGKEATLHIIQERNHQNTVHVPCQLVERESL, from the coding sequence ATGGCGTCACTGAAAGATGTAGCTCGACTTGCATCCGTTTCTTTGATGACAGTCTCAAGAGCGATTAATAACCCTGAGTTATTAAAACCAGAAACACTGAAACAAGTCCAAAGTGCTATTGATCAACTTAACTATGTTCCAGATTATTCTGCACGAAAAATTCGTGGGCAAGGAACAAAAGTTTCCTCAATTGGCGTTTTAGCAATTGATACCGCAACAACACCATTTTCTGTTGAAATGATTTTATCTATTGAGCAAACAGCAAGAGAATTTGGATGGAGTTCATTTGTGGTCAATTTGACTGCGCAAGATTGTTATGAAAATGCTATTTGGCAGCTTTTAGCCCAGCGACCAGACGGTATTATCTATACGACAATGGGATTACGTGAAATTTCTGTGCACGAAAAATTGCATGATAAGAATCTAGTGTTAGCGAACTGCTTGGATAAGGCACACTCTTTTCCAACTTATATTCCAGATGATTATCATGGGCAATATTATGCAATGAAAAAAGTCATTGAGAAGGGATATCGTCATCCTTTGTGCTTCTATATACCTGAAGAATCGGTTGCGGGGCCTATTCGCCGTAAAGCGGTTGAAGATGCTTGGCAAGAAGCAGGGCTACCATTAACACATTTACGCCAATATACGATGATGTTTGGCGATGAGCATTACCGTGATGTGATTGAAATATTGAAAAAACATTGCACTCATCAAAAAGCAGATTTTGATATTCTAATTTGTGGTAATGACCGTATTGCTTTTTTAGCTTATCAAGTCTTGTTGTCTATGGGATTGCGTATCCCAGATCAGGTTGCTGTTTTAGGATATGACAATATGATTGGTACCGGCGATCTATTTTATCCGCCATTAACAACGGTTCAGCTTCCTCATTATGAGTTAGGTAAAGAAGCAACATTACATATTATTCAAGAGCGAAATCATCAAAATACGGTACACGTACCTTGCCAATTAGTTGAACGTGAGTCGTTATAG
- a CDS encoding response regulator transcription factor encodes MESIIHLITFEDDSTKVQLKAVLSSLAANVKTYSNEQAFLKYYFSSTKGAHKECIIINTKSSAAPSIALIKELNKLKNIIPVIIISGDSSIESCRSAFKSGAFEYLTRPLNVNELLNIVSESFLHYESEVEQFRTYISLKDKFGKLSNREKEVMEMILEGNTSKEAAEKLSLSPRTVEVHRSNMYTKLKVRSLPQLVQEYDFFKKYDLRIN; translated from the coding sequence ATGGAATCAATAATCCACTTAATCACATTTGAAGATGACAGTACAAAAGTTCAACTTAAAGCTGTTCTTTCTTCTTTAGCTGCTAATGTGAAAACCTATTCAAATGAACAGGCTTTCTTGAAATACTATTTCTCTTCAACAAAAGGAGCACATAAAGAATGCATCATCATTAATACAAAAAGCAGTGCAGCACCATCAATTGCACTGATTAAAGAACTCAACAAATTGAAAAATATCATTCCTGTTATTATTATTTCTGGGGATAGTTCCATTGAAAGTTGTCGTAGTGCATTTAAATCAGGTGCTTTTGAATATTTAACTCGCCCTTTAAATGTAAATGAACTTCTTAATATTGTCTCAGAATCATTCCTTCATTATGAAAGTGAAGTTGAGCAATTCCGAACATATATATCTTTAAAAGATAAATTTGGTAAGTTATCAAATAGAGAAAAAGAAGTTATGGAAATGATCCTTGAGGGAAATACGAGCAAAGAAGCGGCGGAAAAACTTTCGCTATCTCCTCGTACTGTTGAAGTTCATCGCTCAAATATGTATACAAAATTGAAAGTAAGATCACTACCACAGTTAGTTCAAGAATATGATTTCTTTAAGAAATATGACTTGAGAATAAACTAA
- a CDS encoding CDP-alcohol phosphatidyltransferase family protein produces the protein MNNQDKNRRPIKARQTNWATKSSRYLQQKGATPNGISVFSIVFSLLAGLSLFFALSYSHGLLRSFLLILGALMIQGRLICNLLDGMVAVEGGMKSPVGAVYNELPDRIADTLIILGVGYGLSSDFSMAITLGWIGAFFAVMTAYVRVLGGSCGLEQHFTGPMAKQHRMALLTSIAVIAAFIPNLWGMWLFFISLWIIILGSTLTTIFRTRRILRDLAQGV, from the coding sequence ATGAATAATCAAGATAAAAATCGCCGTCCTATAAAAGCAAGACAAACAAACTGGGCAACAAAATCAAGCCGCTATTTACAGCAAAAAGGGGCTACGCCCAACGGTATTTCTGTGTTTAGCATTGTATTTTCATTGCTTGCTGGCCTATCGCTCTTTTTTGCCCTTTCTTATTCTCATGGCTTATTACGCTCGTTCTTATTGATCCTTGGTGCATTAATGATCCAAGGTCGTCTTATTTGTAACTTACTAGATGGTATGGTTGCGGTTGAAGGCGGGATGAAAAGCCCTGTAGGGGCAGTTTATAATGAATTACCAGACAGAATTGCAGATACGCTGATCATTTTAGGTGTCGGTTATGGTTTATCCAGCGACTTTTCAATGGCTATTACTTTAGGCTGGATAGGTGCTTTTTTTGCGGTAATGACTGCTTATGTTCGTGTGTTAGGCGGGAGCTGTGGATTAGAACAACACTTTACAGGCCCTATGGCAAAACAACATCGAATGGCTTTACTCACTTCAATTGCTGTAATTGCTGCTTTTATTCCTAACCTTTGGGGAATGTGGCTCTTTTTTATCTCATTATGGATTATTATTTTAGGTTCAACGCTAACCACAATTTTCAGAACCCGTCGAATTTTACGGGATTTAGCACAAGGTGTCTGA
- a CDS encoding lysophospholipid acyltransferase family protein → MKNGKLALDAKVVSSVLVSICRFLTGIRAKQTSPIAKDTPCIYYANHSSHLDGLVIWSCLAPDIRPYVHPVAAEDYWNKNRLRRYLSRRIFRAILIPRHAAKMNIAEESNQCEKILEQSTGETASSTSNKVNALAIMQDILDQGESLIIFPEGTRGNGESIQDFKAGLWHLSRKNPNVQLVPIYLENLNRVLPKGSRLVVPVICSAIFGAPIVATHENESKQEFLIRAKSALEELHNGTY, encoded by the coding sequence ATGAAAAATGGAAAACTTGCTTTAGATGCAAAAGTGGTGTCATCCGTATTAGTCTCTATCTGTCGTTTTTTAACGGGTATTCGAGCCAAACAAACGTCTCCGATAGCGAAAGATACACCTTGTATTTATTACGCTAACCACTCTAGTCATCTTGATGGTTTGGTAATTTGGTCTTGCCTTGCGCCTGATATTCGTCCTTATGTACATCCCGTTGCCGCTGAAGATTACTGGAATAAAAATCGCTTACGTCGCTATTTGTCTCGCCGTATTTTTAGGGCAATCCTTATTCCTCGCCATGCTGCTAAAATGAATATTGCTGAAGAAAGCAATCAATGCGAAAAGATACTTGAACAATCAACGGGCGAAACTGCATCATCAACATCGAATAAAGTGAATGCACTGGCTATCATGCAAGATATTTTAGACCAAGGTGAATCTCTAATTATTTTCCCAGAAGGCACACGAGGCAATGGCGAATCTATTCAGGATTTTAAAGCTGGCCTTTGGCATCTTTCTCGTAAAAATCCGAATGTTCAATTAGTCCCCATTTATCTTGAAAACTTAAATCGGGTACTCCCTAAAGGCTCCCGCTTAGTTGTTCCCGTTATTTGTAGTGCAATTTTTGGTGCACCCATAGTAGCTACCCATGAAAATGAAAGTAAACAAGAGTTTCTGATAAGAGCCAAAAGCGCGTTAGAGGAGTTACACAATGGAACGTATTAA